The following is a genomic window from Spirosoma foliorum.
ACTCGCCCGTCCAATTCCGGGTCAACGGTCCGTTGTCCAATTTCGATGCGTTTTACACCTACTTAACTCTATCCACACCATGCAACCTTACCAACAACATTCCGCCCCGCTTACTGCAACGGTGGTTCTGGCCTGTACCGCGCTGGCACTGGCGGTTAGCCTCGCCCTGATTACGGCTGCCCTCTTTATGCTCACGAACCTGAAGCCACCCCAGATTGCTGTTACGCCTATTTTCTGACCGGCACACAGGAACCCCTCGCTCCTCACTTAAAACTCTGTTCATCCATGCGTACCTGCCTGCTCCTGTTATTTGTTACCTGCTCTACACTGGCCTTCGGGCAAACACCCGCCCCTGCGTCCCCCGGCTTTCATTCCCTGTTGACAGCCTATTACGAGGATTTTTTGATCTTGAATCCAACGAAGGCTTCGTACCTGGGCGATTACCGCTACAATGATCAACTCGAGAACACGTTCAGTCAGCTCTACCGCGATCAAATGAAGCGTTTGTACACGCGGTACCTGGATGGGCTGAAAGCCTACAATGAGCAGCAACTGGGTGACCGGGATCAGCTCAACTACCAGATTCTGCGCTACGACCTAACCACCAATCTGGCATCCATGGAGTTTACAGACTATCTGACACCAATGAGTCAGATGTTTGGTTTTCATGTACTTTTTTCGCTGTTAGGATCAGGGGCCGGTGCTCACCCGTTTAAGTCGGCGAAAGACTACGATGATTTTCTGAAGCGAATTAATGGCTTTGTCGCTCAGACCGATACCGCCATTGCCAACATGCGAACCGGTATGGCGCAGAATTATGTGCAGCCGAAGGTAGTCATCGGGAAGGTATTACCCCAGATAAAAGCGATGCTCGTTGACGATGTCACGAAAAGTCTCTTTTATAAGCCGGTACAAAACATGCCCGCCACCCTCTCGACCGAGGACAAACAACGACTGACGACGGCCTATACCACTGCTATTACGCAGCAGATTATGCCCGCTTATAGTCGGCTCTATACGTTCCTCCAGAACGAGTATCTGCCCCGGTGCCGCGAAACGGTTGGCATCGAAGCCGTTTCTAACGGCAAGGCCTAGTACGCGTACTTAGTTAAATCGTCGACAACCACGGACATGACGCCCGATGAGGTGCATGCCTTGGGGTTGAGCGAGGTGAAACGGATTCGGCAGTCGATAGAAAGCATCAGGCAGCAGGTGGGTTTTGCCGACGACCTGAAAGCGTTCTATGCCTACGTCGATACGGACCCTAAATTCTTTCCGTATAAAACGGACGAAGACGTATTAAATGGGTTTCAAACGATCTACCAGACCCTGAAGCCCCAGTTACCGAGTCTGTTCAACATGGTCCCGAAAACAGCCTTCGAGATTCGTCCGATCGAGAAGTACCGGGCTGCTTCGTCACCTGCTCAGTATTGGCCTGGCACACCCGACGGGTCGCGCCCCGGCGTTTTTTATTTCCCCGTGCTCGATGCGGCCAAGTTCAGTTACTGGGGTATGGAAGACTTGTTTCTGCATGAGGCCATTCCAGGCCACCACTACCAGATATCACTTCAAAACGAAAACACCGCTCTCCCTTCCTTTCAGAAAATTGGTAATTACGGCGCTTACACGGAAGGCTGGGGGTTATATGCCGAGAGTCTGGGTAAGGCACTGGGTCTTTACACCGATCCTTTCCAGACATTGGGTCGCTACCAGGGCGAAATTCACCGGGCTATTCGGCTTGTGGTCGATACGGGAATTCACCACAAAGGCTGGACGCGTGAGCAAGCCATTCAGTACAGCCTGGCTAATGAACCCATCGGGGAGGCTGAGGCTATTCAGGAGGTCGAGCGCTACATTGCCTGGCCGGGACAGGCGGTTTCCTATAAGATTGGCGAGTTGAAAATCATGGACATTCGCCAGAAGGCGGAGAAAGCCCTGGGTACTCGGTTCGACATCCGGGCCTTTCACGATCAGGTGCTGAAAGACGGGCCGATGCCCCTGGCCATTTTTGAGGCTAAAATGGATCGCTGGATCAAGAGTCAGCAGGCCATCGCCGGTAAGAACTAACAGCAGAAGAAAACGTACCAACCAATTCCAATTCTCCAATGAACAAACAACTTACCTTCCTTGCATCAATTACGCTGTTGGTTTCCTTAATGGCCGCTACGTCATTCGCCCAATTAGCCGTTACCCAGCAACGCCAGAATCCATTTTTGTCTCCTTATCTGACACCCCACCAAGCGGTGCCGTTCGACAAGATAACCAATGCCGATTACATGCCTGCCCTTCGTGAAGCACTGGCTCAGGGTCGGAAAGAGGTTGAGGCCATTGTTAAAAATCCCGACAAGCCCACCTTTGCCAATACAATCGTTGCCCTCGACCGCTCCGGCAGTTTGATGAGACGCGTTACCCAGGTCATGTATAACCTGAGTAGTGCCGAGACAACGCCTGAACTCCAGAAGATTGTTAAACAGGCATCGCCAATGATAACCGACTATACCAATGACATTACCCTCAATCCAATACTCTATGCGCGGGTTAAATCGGTTTATGAGCAGCGTGCCCGGCTGAAACTGGATCAAGAAAGCAGTATGTTGCTCGAAAAGTCATACAAGCTGTTTGCCCGAAATGGGGCTAATCTAGACGTAGCAGGGAAAGAACGGCTTCGCGCTATTGATAAGGAAGTAGCCCAGTTGTCGCTTCAGTTTGGCGAAAATGTGCTGAACGAAACCAACGAATTTAAACTGATCGTATCGGATGAGAAAGACCTGGCTGGTTTGCCCAATTTCGTCCGTGATGCGGCCAAAGCAACCGCTAAAAAGATGGGCCAGGAAGGATACCTATTCACTTTACAGGCACCCAGCTACGGGCCGTTCATGCAATATGCCGACAACCGCGCCCTCCGCCAGAAGCTATTCATGGCCTTTAACGCACGGGGTTACCACGGCAATAAAAACGACAATTCGGCCATCATAGACAAGATGGTCAATCTGCGCTATGAACGGGCCAACCTGATGGGCTACAAAACTCACGCTGATTTTGTGCTGGAAGAACGAATGGCTGGTTCGCGTGAAAAGGTGCAAAGCTTTCTGGATGAATTGGTTACGTATGCCCGTCCGGCCGCCGAGCGCCAACTGGCTGAACTGACGACCTATGCCAGAGCCCACGGATTTACAGACGATAAGTTGCAAAACTGGGATAATAGCTACTATTCAGATAAACTGAAAAAGGAAAAATATGACCTCGATGATGAGGTACTGAAGCCTTATTTTAAGCTTGAAAACGTCTTGAATGGTGTCATCACGGTGGCCAACAAACTCTACGGCATCACGTTCAAAGAACGTACCGATATACCGGTCTATAATTCTGAAGTGAAGACCTTCGACGTTTTTGATAAGGATGGGAAGTTCCTGGCTGTTTTTTATGGCGATTATTTTCCTCGGGCTGGCAAGCGGAGTGGAGCCTGGATGAATGACATTCAGGGTCAGAAAATTGAGAACGGCGAAAATGTTCGTCCGCATATTATCAACGTCTGTAATTTCACCCGTGCCACAGATACCAAACCATCGCTGCTGACATTCAGGGAAGTCATTACCTTGTTTCATGAATTTGGCCACGGCCTGCACGGTATGCTGGCGAATGGTACGTATGAAAGTTTATCTGGTGTGAATGTACCCTGGGATTTTGTTGAACTACCCTCGCAGGTGATGGAGAACTGGTGCTACGATCCCGAAGCACTCAAGCT
Proteins encoded in this region:
- a CDS encoding M3 family metallopeptidase; the encoded protein is MAATSFAQLAVTQQRQNPFLSPYLTPHQAVPFDKITNADYMPALREALAQGRKEVEAIVKNPDKPTFANTIVALDRSGSLMRRVTQVMYNLSSAETTPELQKIVKQASPMITDYTNDITLNPILYARVKSVYEQRARLKLDQESSMLLEKSYKLFARNGANLDVAGKERLRAIDKEVAQLSLQFGENVLNETNEFKLIVSDEKDLAGLPNFVRDAAKATAKKMGQEGYLFTLQAPSYGPFMQYADNRALRQKLFMAFNARGYHGNKNDNSAIIDKMVNLRYERANLMGYKTHADFVLEERMAGSREKVQSFLDELVTYARPAAERQLAELTTYARAHGFTDDKLQNWDNSYYSDKLKKEKYDLDDEVLKPYFKLENVLNGVITVANKLYGITFKERTDIPVYNSEVKTFDVFDKDGKFLAVFYGDYFPRAGKRSGAWMNDIQGQKIENGENVRPHIINVCNFTRATDTKPSLLTFREVITLFHEFGHGLHGMLANGTYESLSGVNVPWDFVELPSQVMENWCYDPEALKLFAKHYQTGEVIPNELIEKIRASQNFLAGLANLRQLRFGLIDLYYHGQKPTGESIGVVENKVDSVANLFPHVDGIASSPSFTHIFNGGYSAGYYSYKWSEVLDADAFEFFKEKGGLDNKAAADSFRKNVLEKGGSEKPMELYKKFRGREPSPKAMLRRSGLIL